One region of Armigeres subalbatus isolate Guangzhou_Male chromosome 3, GZ_Asu_2, whole genome shotgun sequence genomic DNA includes:
- the LOC134222597 gene encoding pickpocket protein 28-like, translating into MYRKWDANPVTIVYGAELEPISTVPFPAVTICPLVKSRIEEFNLTQAFEVINQNATLDERSESKLRTLAHVCAFKDECHVLKISRKENVILDLRAMAHSLKEVIAHCWWRSSVVPCESLMMERLVDDGICYTFNSLALDEIYRDNEISPDFLNFTNTAPTSDWTREYGYRPGAGLRAYPNRPLTNGIISGVIMVAVMRSVDHEPLCSGTYTGFKFAVHAPDEVAFMDDRFYRLDTLNAVILDLTPNVIKASGTLRNLSPLKRNCYFSDEKYLRFFKIYNQVNCVSECISNYTLASCGCVKFSMPRSTDTKICDVAKIDCYRSSFLTLYEKMVNAYIAGESFNSCNCLPSCSSVDYEVGISHDNFNFHEFPMKLDFINDKIDPSLVFVAFGDRHYTYMVRRELIGINRAVAELGGLFALLMGSSMLSLAEIVYFCCIRQLRREQPKKNKQIRAKRAHSRRHRVHLRVDPWANHQ; encoded by the exons ATGTACCGTAAATGGGACGCCAATCCGGTTACCATAGTCTACGGAGCTGAGCTGGAACCCATCTCAACCGTTCCGTTTCCAGCAGTAACTATTTGTCCTTTGGTAAAATCGCGCATAGAAGAGTTTAATTTGACACAGGCTTTCGAAGTTATCAACCAGAATGCGACACTGGATGAACGCAGCGAAAGCAAGCTTAGAACCTTAGCTCACGTGTGTGCATTCAAAGACGAATGCCATGTGCTCAAAATATCAAGAAAGGAAAATGTTATTCTGGATCTGAGAGCTATGGCGCACTCCCTCAAAGAAGTAATAGCTCACTGCTGGTGGCGATCTTCGGTTGTGCCATGTGAAAGCCTCATGATGGAACGGCTCGTAGATGACGGTATCTGCTACACCTTCAACTCACTGGCTTTGGACGAAATATATCGTGATAATGAGATTTCCCCCGATTTTCTCAATTTTACCAACACGGCACCGACATCGGATTGGACTCGGGAATACGGATACAGACCTGGAGCAGGATTGCGCGCCTACCCGAATCGTCCCCTAACTAATGGCATAATCTCCGGAGTGATAATGGTAGCGGTGATGAGATCAGTTGATCATGAGCCGTTGTGCTCG GGGACTTACACGGGTTTCAAATTCGCCGTCCATGCTCCGGATGAAGTCGCTTTTATGGATGATCGTTTCTATCGATTGGACACGCTGAATGCCGTAATATTGGACCTGACACCGAATGTGATCAAGGCATCTGGAACGCTTAGAAATCTTTCTCCTCTTAAAAGGAATTGTTATTTTTCGGACGAAAAATATCTTCGGTTCTTCAAAATATACAATCAAGTAAACTGCGTCTCGGAATGTATTTCCAACTACACGCTGGCTTCGTGCGGTTGCGTGAAATTCTCAATGCCTCGGTCAACTGATACTAAAATATGTGATGTCGCCAAAATCGACTGTTACCGAAGTTCCTTCCTGACATTGTACGAAAAGATGGTGAACGCTTACATTGCCGGTGAAAGTTTCAATAGCTGCAATTGTTTGCCATCATGTTCCTCTGTTGACTATGAAGTCGGAATATCTCACGATAATTTTAACTTTCATGAATTTCCTATGAAGCTGGATTTCATAAATGATAA GATCGATCCCAGCTTGGTGTTTGTTGCCTTCGGGGACCGTCACTACACGTATATGGTAAGAAGAGAGCTGATCGGAATCAATCGAGCGGTAGCAGAGCTTGGAGGTCTGTTTGCTCTTCTGATGGGTTCCAGTATGCTTAGCTTAGCGGAAATTGTATACTTCTGTTGCATTCGGCAGTTGAGACGAGAGCAACCTAAGAAAAATAAGCAAATTCGAGCCAAACGGGCGCATAGTCGAAGGCATCGAGTTCATTTACGAGTGGATCCTTGGGCAAACCATCAATAA
- the LOC134222595 gene encoding pickpocket protein 28-like yields the protein MYEKWNSNPVTIAYDSQMPISTIPLPAVTVCPLIKSRVEVFNLTWAMEMFVQNLTMDTNSKRKLRALAHVCPFVEYWKTFSYSKKETVVPDLRKMSHTLQDVIVYCKWRFSVVPCKDMMVEQLLDDGICYTFNSLSSGEIYRADKISLDFLNMSNTTPSSDWTREEGYPSDTGFNGYPFRPLSNGLYSAFIFMATTRDIDRDPMCMTAYTGYKIAVHSPDEVARMKDSFFRIESLSVVTLTITPTVYKASPILRKYSPEKRNCYFSNERHLKFFRIYNKVNCETECNANYTLALCGCVKFSMPRSPGTKICDASKIACYSQTTIYRPGVEPTNFNHKKILNCNCLPSCNSIKYQVEMSRAPLSSKRYPWKLDFLEDE from the exons ATGTACGAAAAATGGAACTCCAACCCGGTTACAATAGCCTACGATTCTCAGATGCCCATTTCGACGATTCCGCTTCCAGCCGTCACGGTTTGTCCGTTGATTAAATCTCGCGTAGAGGTGTTCAATTTAACGTGGGCTATGGAAATGTTTGTGCAAAATCTGACGATGGATACTAACAGTAAGAGGAAACTTCGTGCTTTAGCACATGTTTGTCCATTTGTGGAGTACTGGAAAACGTTTAGTTATTCCAAAAAGGAGACAGTTGTACCAGATTTACGTAAAATGAGCCACACTCTACAAGATGTAATAGTGTATTGTAAGTGGAGGTTTTCGGTTGTTCCATGTAAAGACATGATGGTGGAGCAACTATTGGATGACGGTATCTGCTATACTTTTAACTCACTGTCATCAGGGGAGATCTATCGAGCAGATAAAATTTcgttagattttttaaatatgtccAATACAACTCCGTCTTCAGATTGGACTCGTGAGGAAGGCTATCCATCTGATACGGGATTCAATGGTTATCCGTTTCGTCCTCTATCTAATGGATTATATTCTGCTTTTATTTTCATGGCCACGACGAGGGACATCGATAGAGATCCCATGTGTATG ACTGCTTACACCGGGTATAAAATTGCCGTTCATTCTCCGGACGAAGTTGCTCGTATGAAGGATAGTTTCTTTCGCATAGAATCACTAAGTGTTGTCACATTGACAATCACTCCAACAGTGTACAAGGCATCGCCCATCCTTAGAAAATACTCACCAGAGAAAAGAAATTGCTACTTTTCCAACGAGCGCCATTTGAAGTTCTTCAGAATCTACAATAAAGTTAACTGTGAGACCGAATGTAATGCAAACTACACACTCGCGTTGTGTGGCTGTGTGAAGTTTTCAATGCCACGATCGCCCGGCACGAAGATATGTGACGCAAGTAAAATTGCTTGCTATAGTCAGACTACCATATATCGTCCTGGCGTGGAACCCACCAACTTCAACCATAAGAAAATCCTTAACTGCAACTGTTTGCCGTCCTGTAACTCCATCAAGTATCAGGTTGAAATGTCCCGGGCGCCATTAAGTTCCAAAAGATATCCTTGGAAattggatttccttgaggatGAGTAA
- the LOC134222594 gene encoding pickpocket protein 28-like has protein sequence MSKTLTKTKHVLVRCWKEFSENSSINALRYPFNGQLPKIEQFWWRKSIVSFLVAYCFVIVTLYFKWVMNPVVVTYTRTMHPLWELPFPAVTICPMTKVRVEEVNLTDVLVRVRRGETFDEYESMKLYTLSQVCPFMWMWYKQKTPANKTSSQVLQNMSLSINDLFLNCYWKNIKWPCYEILAPTMTENGVCYTFNQISSDQLLRKENINLESVVTNSWLPSDWNMETGYGDNAGVDSYPFRPLAKGYHSGLAIVLKTRQMDTEYLCEGPNKGFKVSIHPPDEYWTMSNRFFRLPFQQALLLTVDPKLTTISQDLKKHHHTRRQCYFNDERYLKFFKIYNTNNCLFECFANLTDSFCHCDQITRLRGLNTTVCVGELKDCPEIILHKQERSHQSLNGNEEWIGPCECLPACAYVTYDVEVSRTPFNPHKLARALFDTSDFYTHSHDYALLAVGIKSKWMLPMKRCELMDYGDLMAQIGCLFGLMMGASVVSLVEILYFCLVRPLVQILKKSDTARPAIPWVK, from the exons ATGTCTAAAACGTTAACCAAAACGAAACACGTGCTGGTCAGGTGTTGGAAAGAGTTTAGCGAAAATAGTTCGATAAATGCCTTGCGGTATCCTTTCAACGGTCAACTGCCGAAAATAGAACAGTTCTGGTGGAGAAAATCAATCGTCAGTTTCTTGGTCGCATACTGTTTCGTCATCGTGACACTGTACTTCAAGTGGGTTATGAACCCAGTGGTAGTAACCTACACCCGTACGATGCATCCGCTTTGGGAGCTTCCATTTCCAGCCGTTACAATTTGTCCGATGACCAAAGTTAGGGTTGAAGAGGTTAATCTGACGGATGTTTTGGTTCGCGTGCGAAGAGGAGAAACGTTCGATGAATATGA AAGTATGAAACTCTACACATTGTCCCAAGTGTGCCCATTCATGTGGATGTGGTACAAACAAAAGACACCCGCTAACAAAACTTCATCACAAGTATTACAAAATATGTCTCTTTCTATAAATGATCTATTTTTGAACTGCTATTGGAAAAACATTAAGTGGCCCTGCTACGAGATATTAGCTCCCACTATGACAGAGAATGGAGTGTGTTACACATTCAACCAGATTTCTTCAGATCAATTGCTGCGAAAAGAAAACATTAATTTGGAAAGTGTTGTTACCAACTCATGGTTACCATCTGATTGGAACATGGAAACAGGGTATGGGGATAATGCTGGAGTAGACAGCTACCCGTTTCGACCACTTGCGAAGGGATATCATTCAGGTTTGGCAATCGTTTTGAAAACCAGGCAAATGGACACTGAATATTTGTGTGAAGGACCCAACAAGGGATTTAAAGTTTCAATACACCCTCCAGACGAGTATTGGACCATGTCTaacagattttttagattacccTTTCAGCAAGCGCTACTGCTCACAGTAGATCCAAAATTGACAACTATTTCGCAAGATTTAAAGAAACATCATCACACTAG GCGACAATGCTACTTCAACGATGAACGTTAcctgaaatttttcaaaatctatAATACCAATAACTGCCTATTCGAATGCTTTGCTAACCTTACGGATTCTTTTTGTCATTGCGACCAAATCACACGACTTAGAGGCTTGAATACAacggtttgcgtgggagagcttaAAGATTGTCCAGAAATCATTCTCCACAAGCAGGAGAGAAGTCACCAAAGTCTCAACGGGAATGAAGAATGGATCGGTCCATGTGAATGTTTACCAGCTTGTGCTTACGTGACATACGATGTGGAGGTATCGAGAACTCCGTTCAATCCCCATAAGTTGGCTCGAGCTCTCTTCGATACCAGCGACTTCTACACaca CTCACATGATTACGCTTTGCTTGCCGTTGGAATCAAAAGCAAATGGATGCTCCCCATGAAGAGATGCGAATTGATGGACTACGGTGACCTGATGGCGCAAATTGGTTGTCTATTTGGACTGATGATGGGAGCCAGCGTGGTCAGTTTGGTGGAGATCCTATATTTTTGCCTGGTGCGGCCGTTGGTTCAGATACTTAAGAAATCCGATACTGCACGCCCTGCAATACCGTGGGTCAAGTGA
- the LOC134222598 gene encoding pickpocket protein 28-like: protein MSNPNQGFLRGLWNEYCRCCSIYAVRHLNANVHIAERTWWFSWIFAGILACVLAMVTLHGKWNQSPVVISYGRKLLPVWAIPFPAITVCPLSRVQVKFFNSTDVFVRLHGENISDDEYLRLRALLHFCPYMTGFYEYNDSLAVNYVDILDQIAIPFVDMFSTCSFRKYSLDCSAIFSRSLTEIGICYTFNAVDAEDLLRTDNLQRDYLYSNAYYDGSINWTLQDGYVNPFDLYAYPLRPVGGGLTTALVLVLRTIKKDIDYFCEGAVNGYKIVIHSPDERPSFQSIFYRLPHHSVLTINVQPELTYISRDLRKHPYTRRQCYFSGERYLRYYKIYNRNNCLDECISNITFRECGCVGIASPRSPDMSVCDGADLFCPRIFLNRFLERSDLDTILRMPCGCLPACTTLSYNVEISNLPWNFEAFGRATGASTEKYDYLDPAVLVVAYKYKWFLPLKRQELFGVVDMLAKFGGLFGLVMGASLISLLELVYYCVIRPWRNDYPEANVPQVLPWVD from the exons ATGTCAAATCCGAACCAAGGATTTCTTCGTGGCCTTTGGAACGAGTATTGTCGGTGCTGCTCCATCTATGCGGTGCGACATTTGAATGCAAATGTCCACATCGCTGAACGCACTTGGTGGTTCTCGTGGATTTTCGCCGGGATATTAGCATGCGTACTGGCCATGGTTACTCTGCACGGAAAGTGGAACCAGAGTCCAGTCGTCATTAGTTACGGTCGCAAATTGCTCCCGGTTTGGGCCATTCCGTTTCCCGCTATCACTGTTTGTCCGCTGAGTCGAGTGCAGGTGAAGTTTTTCAATTCCACTGATGTGTTTGTCCGACTACATGGCGAAAATATAAGCGACGATGA GTACTTGAGACTTCGCGCGTTGTTACACTTTTGCCCCTACATGACGGGCTTCTATGAATACAACGATTCACTAGCTGTAAACTATGTCGACATATTGGATCAAATTGCAATTCCTTTCGTGGATATGTTTTCCACTTGTAGTTTCAGAAAATATTCCTTGGATTGCAGTGCCATTTTTTCCCGTTCGTTAACTGAAATTGGAATTTGCTACACTTTCAATGCCGTCGATGCTGAAGATCTGCTAAGAACCGATAATCTTCAGCGTGACTATTTGTATTCTAATGCGTACTACGACGGTTCAATAAACTGGACACTGCAAGACGGGTATGTCAATCCATTTGATTTATACGCGTACCCTCTTCGTCCTGTCGGAGGAGGTTTGACCACAGCTTTAGTGTTAGTTTTAAGAACCATAAAAAAGGATATAGATTATTTCTGCGAGGGTGCTGTTAACGGATACAAAATTGTCATTCACTCACCAGACGAAAGGCCTTCTTTTCAGAGTATATTCTACAGATTGCCTCATCACAGTGTGTTGACGATAAATGTGCAACCAGAGTTAACATATATATCCCGGGATCTGAGGAAACATCCCTATACTAG ACGACAGTGTTACTTCAGCGGTGAACGATATCTGCGATACTATAAGATATACAACCGAAACAATTGCCTTGATGAATGCATTTCGAATATAACCTTTCGCGAGTGTGGCTGTGTTGGAATTGCCTCCCCTCGAAGTCCGGATATGTCTGTCTGCGATGGAGCGGATTTATTTTGCCCAAGAATATTTTTGAACAGGTTTCTAGAACGATCAGATCTTGACACTATCCTCCGGATGCCGTGCGGTTGCCTTCCAGCCTGTACAACATTGAGTTATAATGTGGAAATATCGAATTTGCCATGGAACTTTGAAGCTTTCGGAAGAGCCACCGGTGCTTCTACTGAAAAATATGACTA ccTGGACCCAGCTGTGTTGGTGGTAGCTTATAAATACAAATGGTTTCTCCCGTTGAAGCGTCAGGAGCTGTTCGGTGTGGTGGATATGCTAGCCAAGTTTGGTGGATTGTTTGGCCTTGTAATGGGTGCCAGCCTGATCAGTTTGCTCGAATTGGTTTACTATTGTGTCATCAGACCGTGGCGAAACGATTACCCAGAAGCAAATGTCCCACAGGTTCTACCGTGGGTAGATTGA